The sequence CTgacaaagaggagggagagatcgagagagggggaaagaggaaaaagagagggggtaggaatGGAGACGAGATCAGCTCATCCCCTCATCTACTAAACTATCCATCTATAGGAACGCATTTGCGCATTCTATCTATTTAtgagttgaagttggaagttaagCATTTCAACACTTTAATTGATAACTTGTTGTTGGCGACAGTGCACTTTCTACCAGCTAGTTTGGTACCTGACACTGGCTGGACATCTTCTTGGTGGGCCGTCCCACTATGTAGATGTGTGATGGGGGCAGGCCTAAGGAGGAGTACACTGTGATATCCTTAGTAGAGCCGTACGCGGCAAATATCTTCATATGGgcctgcacacacatacacagaggaaTGGACTGTTAGAAACAGTATTGTtgttacactatatatatatatatatacacaaaagtatgcgGACACCCCTCGGTgactcaacgtggcaccgtcataggatggcacctttccaacatgtcagtttgtcaaatttatgccctgctgcaccggtcaactaagtgctgttattgtgaagtggagcaacaatggcaacaatggctcagccgcgaagtggtaggtcacagcTTGAACAAATCGTCTGCGTAGCGCgtacaaatcgtctgtcctcggttgcaacactcattaccgagatctgaactgcctctggaagcaacgtcagcacaagaactgttcgccgggagcttcatgaaatgggtttccatggctgagcagccgcacacaagcctaagatcaccatgcgcaatgccaagcttcgggtggagtggtgtaaagctcgccgccactggactctagagcagtgaaacacgttctctggagtgatgaatcacgcttcaccatctggcagtccgacggacaaatctgggtttggcagatgccaggagaacactacctgcccaatgcatagtggcaattgtaaagtttggtggaggaggaataatggtctggggctgtttttcatggttcaggctccttagttccagtgaagggaaatcttaacgctacagtatacaatgacattctagacgattctgtgcttccaactttgtggcaacagtttgggaatgCCGCCATGCACGAAGCGAGGTCCatccagaaatggtttgtcgagatcggtgtggaagaacttgactggcctgcacagagccctgacttcaaccccatcgaacacccttGGGATGAATTTGGtatgccgactgcaagccaggcctaagtgcccaacatcagtgcccgacctcactaatgctcttgtggctgaatggaagcaagttccgcagaaatgttccaacatctagtggaaaaccttcccagaacagtggaggctgttatagcataaAAGGGGgatccaactccatattaatgcccctgATTTTAGAATGAAATGTTCGACGAGCTATGTAGTGTATTTTGACAGTAGAAACCTAACTTAAAAACCCTAAGTCCCCTTACCCCAACCCACCCTGAACAACACACTTACCCTACCACAACCCAAGCcataccctaacccctacaccctcaTCTCTACCCCCCCTGCCCCTCTTACCTCACAGATGAGGGACTTGAGGAAGTTGGCCTTGTGTCTGAGGGGGTCGTGGACCAGGCCATCACAGAAGGACACTATTCCATGAGGGAAGTTATGTTGAGACAGCCAGGCCACCACACGCTGCTTCTGCATGTCTGGACGACCCGTCACATACACTATCAGATAGCCCAGGTCCTGCCAGTgtctgaagggagagagagagagtaagaacaGGCTGTGGGTGAACAGGTGACACCCCAAAGAGTCTGGTGTATTATCTATTAAGTTATTCATTTGCTGATTCACAACTTGTATGCCACATTAGCTAGTGTTACTCCTGTTCAGGAATATAACAGTACATCAAATACAAATCAAGATAGAATAAGACCCATCGTGTTCCTACCTGACCACGTCCACAGCTCCAGCCCTGACCTTGGGGTCGCTGCCCATGATGGACACGCTGGCAGCAAACGAGCCGTCGATACTGAACACTACAAAGTCTGTTCCCCGCGGCAACACCGTCAGGTAGCTGTCCGCAAATGTATGGTCAcccctgagagagggaggagaaacggggggaggggagggagaatgTGTGGCAAAGGGGAACACGTAATTCAACGCTTGTTCTCCTACTCAAAAACACCCCGAAAACAAGCTAATCAGATATTTAAAAGGGTTTCAACCCATAACCTACCTGACGACCAGTTTGACAGGATAAACTCCAATGCCCAGCCTTTTGCTCTCTGGGATGACATAAGAGATGCGTCCGCTGCTATTGGTCAGCTCAGTGTCAAAGTACACCCACTCTCCTGAGGGGGGCTGGGTCATGATGTGGATGTCAATCTGGGAGACAACAAGAGGCGGTTACAGATAACAGTATCAGAACACGTCGGTATATTATATAAAATAATGACTGACTTGCCCATGTGTTTCATTGACAAACTAAACATTATGCtcaaatattgagttgcatgcAAGTATCTCTCAGTTGCAGAACTGAAGTTTGTTCCACAAGACAAGTTGGCGTCAATGAGTATGGCTTTACCTTCTCTCCAGTGAGGGTGACCATGTCCAGAGGGCCATACATGAAGCGTCCCATCACCAGCTGTGTTCCGTCCTCAGAGAACACAGCATCGTTCACGCGGTGGTTGGCCGTCacgttctacacacacacagacgtttaCTGCGGTCAGTACTTCTGCAACTTGCCGACAGAAAGCCTAAAAAAGGGGGTTAGGAAGTGGTCTGTCCTCACCCTGATCTTGACGTGGGTCCTCTTGCGGATCCACTTCTCTCTGGGTTTAGAGGGCTTGAACTCGGTCACCTCTTTACCGTCCAGCTCCAGAACACTCGAGTTCTCATGCCTCATCACCTGGAGGAACAGACAGGAATGATTACATGGCCATTCACCAGCCCAATAGGAGGCTATGCCTTTATATTTGGCTACTAATATTCATATGCTCTTACCTCTCGGAGTAGGAAGGAGGCATTGTGAGTGTACTTCCAATATGATGTGTGGAAGAGGTCTATGAACATTCATAAGCATTCACATGGCATTCATAAGCAGTCATACCTGTCTGAGTAGGAAGGAGACGACGTCAGTGGACTCCCAGTACGACGCATGGAAGAGGTGAGGCAGGGCTACAGTGGGGAAGGCTGTGAGGGCATCAGGACAGTACAAGGCAAAGTCCATCCGCTTACTGCCCCACCACCGAGATGCAACtgaagagagggagcagagagagagacagaaagagagagagaagtctgACACATAATCACAGTAGGGAAAAGACGACAGGGTTGTAAAAGACGTCGATGTGTATTTCTGGTCAATGACAGTTCCAGACAAAAAGGGGTTCCACAGTAGAGGGAAGTGTGCTCATCCAGAGATTTACAGTCCAGGGGAGAGGCTCTATAGTACAGACGGAAAGTCACAGGTCCACACTGGAGTAGAATGGAGTTTCAGGGGCAGATTGAACTAGAGCAGAGGGACAGTTTTGATTTGAGGGACATACACAAGATCAGTGATTCCCAAATGGTGGTCCCTCTTTTCTATCCCGGCTAAAGACTGGGTCCTTGATTGAGGACATTGGCATAACTCCTGTTTGGGAAGCACTGCAGTACATATAGGGTACAATctgtagaggagaagagaagggagagaagctGTAGTACTGCAGTGGTTCAGCTGTAGCTTGAAGGAGACCAACGACAAGGCACACAGATGGGAGtagtcctgggggggggggggtcacacagGATTCAAACCACAGTACCCAGACTACCTTGCTCTACGTTCATCAGCGTGTCTGGCGACGGGGGGTCAGAGTTCGTGTCGGTGATGTCAGACGGCAAGTCTGAGGAGACATCAGAGGCAGTGACGTCAGCGGTGACGTCATCGTCACCCTGGTCTGAGTCGGTGCGtccgagagagaggaagggtcGGATCTTCTTCCTGGCCCGCGGAGAGGGGCTTCTCGAGGGGAGTTTAGGAAGCGCTAGCTGGGAAAGGAGACCCAGCTTCTTAGACGGGCTGCTTTGGCATTTAGTAGCTACGGAGGAATCAAGGGTTGAAGAACGACAAAACAGTGTGTGAAAAATGTCCGAGAATGTATGTTGTCATCTCCCTGAGCCACAGACACTGCTGTTAAATGCAAAAAAGACAGATAAATCAAACAGTATAAAGTCCAGTACTGACTGTTGGCGATGTTAGAGGCGGTGTATGAGTCGGCCATGCCTGACACCTGGCTGGCGATGCTGGCCTCGCTGGACCTACGGAGGCCCCTGGGGTGGGGGGGTCCGGTCAGCGGGGAGGACGGGTACTGGCTGTCCACAAACACACCACAGTGGGAGTGGAGCACGTCAGCTATGGAAGGAGGGAGACAcgggagagaaagtgtgtgtgtgacagagagagcgagagggaggagggagagagaagtggatTGATCAAACAATCAATTTAATTGTATTTGTATAAAACTTTTTTACAAATACAAAtgaaatgcagagagagagaaagtcagacagacagacagacaaacagagagcggacagggcagcagacagacagacagagacagagaaagggtaCACACTGTCGTTGAGCTGTGCGGCCTGTTGGGGCCAGTTGAGTACAGGGACGGGGATGGAAGTCTCACTGACGCCCCCCTCCTGGTAACGCAGGGGTACTGACAGGGGTACTGACTCCAACAGGAGCTGGGGGTTACTCTGCATCGTCTCCACTGGGGGGCgaacaggggagggagagagatgggaaggggggggaaagagaggtggggaggaCGAAGACggagagatgtggagaggggggaggaacatgtgggggagagagataggaagggaggaggcaggagagacacggggggagacagagaggcagaaatAAAACGGACGTAACTACAGAACAGACGTGGACTAACTGACATACAACAGTACAGCACGTTATAACTGCTAAGATGGACAGACGTAACCCATAGTACATTATACCTGATAATACCTGCACACAGGTATCGCACTATGAGAGCCGATGGACATGTGGACAAAGCACACAGCGAATTGAGTGCTTCCTTTTGGAGGAGAGATATCCCAGAGACATAAAGGAATAGTTTGTGGGCGTGCATGTGTATCTAGCCTCACCCAGCAGAGCCGAGTGTCCGTCCCCCAGAGGGAAGCGTTGGTAACGGGGGACACAGAAGGGGGGCAGCTGGTGAAACCTCTTCTCTAGGAGGGGCTCCAGGCGGGAGGCAGAGGGGTCCGCAGGATGAAACAGGTTATACACCTGCTGACAAGCTGGACGCAACgctgagactggagagagagagagagacagagaaagaggacaaGAGATGAAAAGAGAACACGGTTATTTACATATAGGAACAGCTATCGGAGTCCCTTCCAAAGCTCACATATTGAAAACCATTGGACCAAACTATGGAGGATACTATGAACAACTTCCATCAAAGATTCTGGTCTCGAGGGTCCAGAAGTGACACAGGCAACTGCTGACGAACACGTCTCTGGAACTCTCTAGAGCTCCATGGAACCCCTGAAGACTCCATGTCACAACCCCCTCTGTTTCCTCTGCTGCCTCTCAGCTCTTTTTTCTAAACCTCCTGTTTATCTCCTGTCTCATCATCTTAGTTCTTCGTTTACTTTGGAACATGTGCCTCGAATGTCATCCCTTGAATGTCACAGCCAATGGACTTCTCTGGCGTCAGAGATCTAAAACATGACTTCTAACCTCTGAACTATGATGTTAACTCACTAAGGGATGTCCTGTCAGAGCCTGACCCCCACAGCTGCAGGAAAAGACACTCACCGCACAGACGCCGATTAGCTTAGATTACAGCTTCTCACTAAATGTGAGACTTTCTGTACACATACAGTAAATACAATTCTGAAAAGTGGCAACTTTGCTTATAGTCTATTTCTGCTTTAGCCAACTCCTTAAAAGGCCAACTCCATGCATGGCAAAGACTGTTGGCTGCAGTCGGAATATAGCCTatagtctacagtatatagtttggTATAGTCTACTGGCTACTGATATCAATCTCTGATGAAGGTGTTCCTCACCATCTATAGACGGCACAACAGTCTTCCTCAGCGCCAGCACCAGCCCCAGAGGAGAACCAAAGAGGAAGAAGTCTGCCACCTCGAAGTCCAGCCTCCCGAgcgccccccctccctctagcaTGGTACTGCTGCTGGAGCGCCTCGAACCCGGGTCTGTTCTCAACACACTGctgtggagactggagaaaccgagggagagggagggagagagagggaaggaagggggggtgacaaaagagagggggaagagtcaGCCGACGGgtgtaaacaataaaaaaaagttaCATGGGCAAAGTGAACATTTGATAACAATGACGGTCATTGTCgctatactgtgtgtgtctgtgtgtctctgtctgtgtgtctctgtctgtgtgtctgtgtgtctctgtctgtgtgtctctgtctgtgtgtctctgtctgtgtgtctctgtctgtgtgtctctgtctgtgtgtctctgtctgtgtgtgtgtctgtgtgtctctgtctgtgtgtgtctctgtctgtgtgtgtctctgtctgtgtgtgtctgtctgtctgtctgtctgtctgtctgtctgtctgtgtctgtctgtctgtctgtctgtctgtctgtctgtctgtctgtctgtctgtctctgtctgtgtgtctctgtctgtctgtctgtctgtctgtgtgtctgtctgtgtctgtctgtctgtgtgtctgtctgtctgtgtgtgtctgtctgtgtctgtctgtctgtgtctgtctgtgtctgtgtgtctgtctgtgtctgtgtgtctgtctgtctgtctgtctgtgtctgtctgtctgtctgtgtctgtctgtctgtgtctgtctgtctgtgtctgtctgtctgtgtctgtctgtctgtctgtctgtctgtctgtctgtctgtctgtctgtctgtctgtctgtctgtgtgtgtgtctgtttgtgtgtgtgtctgtttgtgtgtgtctgtctgtgtgtgtctgtctgtctgtctgtctgtctgtctgtctgtctgtctgtctgtctgtctgtctgtctgtctgtctgtctgtctgtgtctgtctgtctgtctgtctgtctgtctgtctgtctgtctgtctgtctgtctgtgtctgtctgtctgtctgtctgtctgtctgtctgtctgtctgtgtctgaccTGGACAGGAAGGCCTGGTGCTGTTTGATGGTGTCTAGTTCGTAGGTGGAGGAGTCACTGCGTTTGCGTGGCAGCATTGTCTTGGGGTCGTCGGGCCCTAAGCTGCGAGGGATGTCGATGTTACTGCGACTAAGATGGCGACTGCCCTCCAGAGACGGAGAAGACGGAGAGGACGGAGAGACACTGTTTATTACGATGCCTGGGGAGAGGAGGTCTGTGtcctggagagatggagggcaaggcgggggcaggagagagacaggggggggggcAAAGATAGTTAGTAGCAGTCCGATTTACAGCACAGATAAAGGAGGGAATTCGGGTGCAATTTAAAGGACTAGAGGAAGGTACCTGTACGCTGACAGTGCTGCCTCGTCTGCTGCTGCTCTGGCTCTCTGAGACGGTGACGTTACTGCAGCACAGAGCATCAAACCCTAGGATACCACCTACACAGTCCCCGATCACACAcacctacaggaggagagaacgcCTTTAAGTTCAACATATAGAAAATAATCAGCAATAGCTGTCAGAAACATCCGGAACCTCGAAACTTTGACTCCTGTCCTCTGCACTGACCTGTCCGGAGAAGGATGTCCCTTCCAAGGACCTTAAGAAGTCCCCATACACCTGATTGGCTCGTTGGATGACGGTAGCCACGGCATCCTGGTACTGGGGAGCGGAGGTGGCCAATAGAGGCAGTGCAGCTAGAGGGATGTGGTCCTGACTGTTGGAGAGGCAGCCCTCGTCATAACTATAAGGACTGAGACTGGTCAGGAGAGATAGAAGgttagagtatgtgtgtgtgtgtgtatgtgtatgtgtatgtgtgcatgcgtgcgtgtgcatgtgtgtgtactcacTTGGACACCAGGGAAAAGGCGTCGGCACAAACCGCGGGGCAAGGAACCATGCGGATGGCGATGCGTCCTAGGGCTGCTGGGTAATGGACCCTCATCACTGTCTCAAACGCTCCGGTCAGAGTGTTGACGTCCGCCTGCTTACTATTTGGCTCACCTGGGAGTAATTATGAGTAAATAGTCATACAATATTGTTACATTGTCTTTCCAAGAACAAACAAAGTGAGATGACTGTAAGTGTTTACTGTAACAGTTTGTGTTGGGATATTGCATACCTGCTCCAGTGTCTAGGATGTTACCCCCGTGAAGCACCAGGAGGAGAACGTGGATCTTTGAGGGCGCCAGACACTGCTGAGACGACCCATCCtacgggaggaggaggagagagggcggACGTTGATTAGTTACCAATACACAGTGGCTGTGAAGGGGTGAAATCATGGAAATGAAGTAGAATAGAAAAAGAGACAGTTCCAATTGGAGTTCTATCAGAACTGAAACATATTTTCACAGCCTACAGTAACACAACACCCTACTAAAGGCTACAACACCACCTCTGAACCACAGTGCACTGTGGGGCTGGGGCTAGGGGGTCAGACTTACAGCTGGTCGTCTGCGGGACCTGACAGTGGAGCGACGTCTCGGTTTACTAGAGACGTGACGCTGGACACAGAGAGGATAACACACTGAGatgctgcctgtgtgtgtgtgtgtgtgtgtgtgtgtgtgtgtgtgtgtgtgtgtgtgtgtgtgtgtgtgtgtgtcagagagacgtGCTGCTGCACACAAAGAGCAACAACAAACACTGATATAGTATTTACGCGTGATCTACTATCCCCGATAGACGTTACTCTCTGatgttctccctccccctctggcTGTCGTTAGTACCAGATGGGATCAAAGCATTCTCAAACTGACACACAACTTCAATAAGCCAACTGTTACAGTACTGGTTTGACTGCAAACATTGCTGTTAATATATTGTTAAGAAATGATGAAGCTATAGTTAGTAACCCTCAGTGAGAACTCATGTTGTTTACTAGGCTACTCTCATACATTCTTCATACTGCTATTTGTtgatttggatccccattagcttttgcagaagcagcagctactcttcctggggtctagaTGAGGTGTTGGAAGCATACCTCAAGAAGTCTCTCGTCACTACTGGTCGCGGCATACTCTTCACCCGACTGATACAGGCtctctgtaaacacacacacacacaattattttTCATTAAACAAATTAACTTCCTGATATAAGACATGAAGATCTGAAATCTTAATGACGAACGGAGCTTGtgcgtgtgtacagtatgtgttttgatttagattttactgggatccccattagccgatgccaaaggcgacagctagtcttcctggggtccgacacataacaaAAAAGATATTATAgacaaaaatactttacaattgacatacatttaaaaatattaaCATAGACATTACAGACTTACACACA is a genomic window of Salvelinus alpinus chromosome 18, SLU_Salpinus.1, whole genome shotgun sequence containing:
- the LOC139543699 gene encoding membrane-associated phosphatidylinositol transfer protein 2-like isoform X1 yields the protein MLIKEYRIPMPMSVEEYRIAQLYMIQKKSREESCGEGSGVEILENKPYEDGPGGSGQYTHKVYHIGKHIPSWFCSILPQAALRVEEESWNAYPYTRTRYTCPFVEKFSIDIETYYKPDTGTQECFNLSSAEKRTRTIDPIDIVKDYIAPHEYLVEEDPKLYLSEKTKRGPLTDDWIELINQNPTQNTVMCAYKLCKVEFRYWGMQSKIERFIHDVGLRKVMVRAHRQAWCWQDEWYGLTIEDIRQLELETQLALARTMAQYSLSDTEEGAEVTNGTPATPNQDQEGVKALGEGGEVEGGRTGLGDALQTHGELTKQWSTSSKSSNRSSKRGGSPVHQNISEWRMQSIARDSEDSTDDEFFDAHEDFSGDEEMLLHAKEMTKWSSNDLMDKMDTTEMDEGQESLYQSGEEYAATSSDERLLEDGSSQQCLAPSKIHVLLLVLHGGNILDTGAGEPNSKQADVNTLTGAFETVMRVHYPAALGRIAIRMVPCPAVCADAFSLVSNLSPYSYDEGCLSNSQDHIPLAALPLLATSAPQYQDAVATVIQRANQVYGDFLRSLEGTSFSGQVCVIGDCVGGILGFDALCCSNVTVSESQSSSRRGSTVSVQDTDLLSPGIVINSVSPSSPSSPSLEGSRHLSRSNIDIPRSLGPDDPKTMLPRKRSDSSTYELDTIKQHQAFLSSLHSSVLRTDPGSRRSSSSTMLEGGGALGRLDFEVADFFLFGSPLGLVLALRKTVVPSIDVSALRPACQQVYNLFHPADPSASRLEPLLEKRFHQLPPFCVPRYQRFPLGDGHSALLVETMQSNPQLLLESVPLSVPLRYQEGGVSETSIPVPVLNWPQQAAQLNDTDVLHSHCGVFVDSQYPSSPLTGPPHPRGLRRSSEASIASQVSGMADSYTASNIANTTKCQSSPSKKLGLLSQLALPKLPSRSPSPRARKKIRPFLSLGRTDSDQGDDDVTADVTASDVSSDLPSDITDTNSDPPSPDTLMNVEQVASRWWGSKRMDFALYCPDALTAFPTVALPHLFHASYWESTDVVSFLLRQVMRHENSSVLELDGKEVTEFKPSKPREKWIRKRTHVKIRNVTANHRVNDAVFSEDGTQLVMGRFMYGPLDMVTLTGEKIDIHIMTQPPSGEWVYFDTELTNSSGRISYVIPESKRLGIGVYPVKLVVRGDHTFADSYLTVLPRGTDFVVFSIDGSFAASVSIMGSDPKVRAGAVDVVRHWQDLGYLIVYVTGRPDMQKQRVVAWLSQHNFPHGIVSFCDGLVHDPLRHKANFLKSLICEAHMKIFAAYGSTKDITVYSSLGLPPSHIYIVGRPTKKMSSQCQFIPDGYASHLSQLEYSQRSRPAKTASARIVLRKGSFGLGAAGGDYLRKRNHILRSINSTGGAGSSSPGQPGRTERTLSQCEVERERAGAGTQRSMSIAAGCWGRTGSTKEGSGGLLSPK
- the LOC139543699 gene encoding membrane-associated phosphatidylinositol transfer protein 2-like isoform X5; its protein translation is MLIKEYRIPMPMSVEEYRIAQLYMIQKKSREESCGEGSGVEILENKPYEDGPGGSGQYTHKVYHIGKHIPSWFCSILPQAALRVEEESWNAYPYTRTRYTCPFVEKFSIDIETYYKPDTGTQECFNLSSAEKRTRTIDPIDIVKDYIAPHEYLVEEDPKLYLSEKTKRGPLTDDWIELINQNPTQNTVMCAYKLCKVEFRYWGMQSKIERFIHDVGLRKVMVRAHRQAWCWQDEWYGLTIEDIRQLELETQLALARTMAQYSLSDTEEGAEVTNGTPATPNQDQEGVKALGEGGEVEGGRTGLGDALQTHGELTKQWSTSSKSSNRSSKRGGSPVHQNISEWRMQSIARDSEDSTDDEFFDAHEDFSGDEEMLLHAKEMTKWSSNDLMDKMDTTEMDEGQESLYQSGEEYAATSSDERLLEDGSSQQCLAPSKIHVLLLVLHGGNILDTGAGEPNSKQADVNTLTGAFETVMRVHYPAALGRIAIRMVPCPAVCADAFSLVSNLSPYSYDEGCLSNSQDHIPLAALPLLATSAPQYQDAVATVIQRANQVYGDFLRSLEGTSFSGQVCVIGDCVGGILGFDALCCSNVTVSESQSSSRRGSTVSVQDTDLLSPGIVINSVSPSSPSSPSLEGSRHLSRSNIDIPRSLGPDDPKTMLPRKRSDSSTYELDTIKQHQAFLSSLHSSVLRTDPGSRRSSSSTMLEGGGALGRLDFEVADFFLFGSPLGLVLALRKTVVPSIDVSALRPACQQVYNLFHPADPSASRLEPLLEKRFHQLPPFCVPRYQRFPLGDGHSALLVASRWWGSKRMDFALYCPDALTAFPTVALPHLFHASYWESTDVVSFLLRQVMRHENSSVLELDGKEVTEFKPSKPREKWIRKRTHVKIRNVTANHRVNDAVFSEDGTQLVMGRFMYGPLDMVTLTGEKIDIHIMTQPPSGEWVYFDTELTNSSGRISYVIPESKRLGIGVYPVKLVVRGDHTFADSYLTVLPRGTDFVVFSIDGSFAASVSIMGSDPKVRAGAVDVVRHWQDLGYLIVYVTGRPDMQKQRVVAWLSQHNFPHGIVSFCDGLVHDPLRHKANFLKSLICEAHMKIFAAYGSTKDITVYSSLGLPPSHIYIVGRPTKKMSSQCQFIPDGYASHLSQLEYSQRSRPAKTASARIVLRKGSFGLGAAGGDYLRKRNHILRSINSTGGAGSSSPGQPGRTERTLSQCEVERERAGAGTQRSMSIAAGCWGRTGSTKEGSGGLLSPK
- the LOC139543699 gene encoding membrane-associated phosphatidylinositol transfer protein 2-like isoform X3; the encoded protein is MLIKEYRIPMPMSVEEYRIAQLYMIQKKSREESCGEGSGVEILENKPYEDGPGGSGQYTHKVYHIGKHIPSWFCSILPQAALRVEEESWNAYPYTRTRYTCPFVEKFSIDIETYYKPDTGTQECFNLSSAEKRTRTIDPIDIVKDYIAPHEYLVEEDPKLYLSEKTKRGPLTDDWIELINQNPTQNTVMCAYKLCKVEFRYWGMQSKIERFIHDVGLRKVMVRAHRQAWCWQDEWYGLTIEDIRQLELETQLALARTMAQYSLSDTEEGAEVTNGTPATPNQDQEGVKALGEGGEVEGGRTGLGDALQTHGELTKQWSTSSKSSNRSSKRGGSPVHQNISEWRMQSIARDSEDSTDDEFFDAHEDFSGDEEMLLHAKEMTKWSSNDLMDKMDTTEMDEGQESLYQSGEEYAATSSDERLLEDGSSQQCLAPSKIHVLLLVLHGGNILDTGAGEPNSKQADVNTLTGAFETVMRVHYPAALGRIAIRMVPCPAVCADAFSLVSNLSPYSYDEGCLSNSQDHIPLAALPLLATSAPQYQDAVATVIQRANQVYGDFLRSLEGTSFSGQVCVIGDCVGGILGFDALCCSNVTVSESQSSSRRGSTVSVQDTDLLSPGIVINSVSPSSPSSPSLEGSRHLSRSNIDIPRSLGPDDPKTMLPRKRSDSSTYELDTIKQHQAFLSSLHSSVLRTDPGSRRSSSSTMLEGGGALGRLDFEVADFFLFGSPLGLVLALRKTVVPSIDVSALRPACQQVYNLFHPADPSASRLEPLLEKRFHQLPPFCVPRYQRFPLGDGHSALLVETMQSNPQLLLESVPLSVPLRYQEGGVSETSIPVPVLNWPQQAAQLNDTDVLHSHCGVFVDSQYPSSPLTGPPHPRGLRRSSEASIASQVSGMADSYTASNIANIASRWWGSKRMDFALYCPDALTAFPTVALPHLFHASYWESTDVVSFLLRQVMRHENSSVLELDGKEVTEFKPSKPREKWIRKRTHVKIRNVTANHRVNDAVFSEDGTQLVMGRFMYGPLDMVTLTGEKIDIHIMTQPPSGEWVYFDTELTNSSGRISYVIPESKRLGIGVYPVKLVVRGDHTFADSYLTVLPRGTDFVVFSIDGSFAASVSIMGSDPKVRAGAVDVVRHWQDLGYLIVYVTGRPDMQKQRVVAWLSQHNFPHGIVSFCDGLVHDPLRHKANFLKSLICEAHMKIFAAYGSTKDITVYSSLGLPPSHIYIVGRPTKKMSSQCQFIPDGYASHLSQLEYSQRSRPAKTASARIVLRKGSFGLGAAGGDYLRKRNHILRSINSTGGAGSSSPGQPGRTERTLSQCEVERERAGAGTQRSMSIAAGCWGRTGSTKEGSGGLLSPK
- the LOC139543699 gene encoding membrane-associated phosphatidylinositol transfer protein 2-like isoform X4, with the protein product MLIKEYRIPMPMSVEEYRIAQLYMIQKKSREESCGEGSGVEILENKPYEDGPGGSGQYTHKVYHIGKHIPSWFCSILPQAALRVEEESWNAYPYTRTRYTCPFVEKFSIDIETYYKPDTGTQECFNLSSAEKRTRTIDPIDIVKDYIAPHEYLVEEDPKLYLSEKTKRGPLTDDWIELINQNPTQNTVMCAYKLCKVEFRYWGMQSKIERFIHDVGLRKVMVRAHRQAWCWQDEWYGLTIEDIRQLELETQLALARTMAQYSLSDTEEGAEVTNGTPATPNQDQEGVKALGEGGEVEGGRTGLGDALQTHGELTKQWSTSSKSSNRSSKRGGSPVHQNISEWRMQSIARDSEDSTDDEFFDAHEDFSGDEEMLLHAKEMTKWSSNDLMDKMDTTEMDEGQESLYQSGEEYAATSSDERLLEDGSSQQCLAPSKIHVLLLVLHGGNILDTGAGEPNSKQADVNTLTGAFETVMRVHYPAALGRIAIRMVPCPAVCADAFSLVSNLSPYSYDEGCLSNSQDHIPLAALPLLATSAPQYQDAVATVIQRANQVYGDFLRSLEGTSFSGQVCVIGDCVGGILGFDALCCSNVTVSESQSSSRRGSTVSVQDTDLLSPGIVINSVSPSSPSSPSLEGSRHLSRSNIDIPRSLGPDDPKTMLPRKRSDSSTYELDTIKQHQAFLSSLHSSVLRTDPGSRRSSSSTMLEGGGALGRLDFEVADFFLFGSPLGLVLALRKTVVPSIDVSALRPACQQVYNLFHPADPSASRLEPLLEKRFHQLPPFCVPRYQRFPLGDGHSALLADVLHSHCGVFVDSQYPSSPLTGPPHPRGLRRSSEASIASQVSGMADSYTASNIANIASRWWGSKRMDFALYCPDALTAFPTVALPHLFHASYWESTDVVSFLLRQVMRHENSSVLELDGKEVTEFKPSKPREKWIRKRTHVKIRNVTANHRVNDAVFSEDGTQLVMGRFMYGPLDMVTLTGEKIDIHIMTQPPSGEWVYFDTELTNSSGRISYVIPESKRLGIGVYPVKLVVRGDHTFADSYLTVLPRGTDFVVFSIDGSFAASVSIMGSDPKVRAGAVDVVRHWQDLGYLIVYVTGRPDMQKQRVVAWLSQHNFPHGIVSFCDGLVHDPLRHKANFLKSLICEAHMKIFAAYGSTKDITVYSSLGLPPSHIYIVGRPTKKMSSQCQFIPDGYASHLSQLEYSQRSRPAKTASARIVLRKGSFGLGAAGGDYLRKRNHILRSINSTGGAGSSSPGQPGRTERTLSQCEVERERAGAGTQRSMSIAAGCWGRTGSTKEGSGGLLSPK